The nucleotide window GTCAGTGACCGCGAACTTCCAGCCGGACGACGGGTGGCGCCCGATTGGCGCGTCGATGGTGCCCACGATCGGATCCGGCAAGCCCTGGACCATGGTGTGGTAGGTCTTGTCCACCGTGCGCTCTTTGAATGCGCGCTTGAGCACGGAGTAACCGGGGACGGAAAGGGCGACGACCATGACGCCGGAGGTGCCGACGTCGAGGCGCTGCACGATGCCTTTACGCTCCGGTGGGCCCGCGTCCGGCAGCGTGAAGCCCATTGCTTGGAGGCCGCCGACGACGGTTGGACCTTCCCAGCCAAGGGTGGGGTGCGCGGCGACGCCGACGGGTTTGTCCACCGCGATGACGTCGTCGTCCTGGTAGATGATGGTCAGGCCCTCGACGTGCTCGGCGACCGGCTCGGGCGCGCGCTTCGGCTCCGGCAGGGTCGCTTCGAGCATGGTGCCAGGGGTGACGCGGTCGGACTTCTGCACCGGCTGGGCATCGATGAGAACATCGCCCGCCGCAATCATGTCCGCGGCG belongs to Corynebacterium glaucum and includes:
- a CDS encoding RluA family pseudouridine synthase, whose protein sequence is MRVDAAIAKLFGVSRAAAADMIAAGDVLIDAQPVQKSDRVTPGTMLEATLPEPKRAPEPVAEHVEGLTIIYQDDDVIAVDKPVGVAAHPTLGWEGPTVVGGLQAMGFTLPDAGPPERKGIVQRLDVGTSGVMVVALSVPGYSVLKRAFKERTVDKTYHTMVQGLPDPIVGTIDAPIGRHPSSGWKFAVTDDGRQSVTHYEVLEAFRRASLLEVHLETGRTHQIRVHMSAIGHPCVGDPMYGSDPNLAKELNLNRQWLHATKLGFTHPRTGDYVEVESPYPADLQHALDAMRQS